Proteins from one Panicum virgatum strain AP13 chromosome 7K, P.virgatum_v5, whole genome shotgun sequence genomic window:
- the LOC120639894 gene encoding uncharacterized protein LOC120639894 has protein sequence MAVNPLDLWNRWAIQILLLFSLSLHVLLLPLAGIRRRRASMFLRVPLWLAYHLADTIGIYAIGLLSLSSALRDHRLMPFWAPFLLLHRGGPDSIAAYAFHDNQLWLRHLQVFIVKVLAATYILYKHLPRDDTFLILAALLMWVVGIGKYAERVVAIRGGTMSNIRNSLKKQPIARPLHVPHMQACNGGFLAGERSRAQHL, from the exons ATGGCTGTGAACCCACTGGACCTCTGGAACCGTTGGGCCATCCAGATCCTACTGCTCTTCAGCCTCAGCCTGCATGTCCTCCTCCTACCTCTTGCCGGAATCCGGCGACGCAGGGCCTCCATGTTCCTGAGGGTCCCTCTGTGGCTGGCATACCACCTCGCTGACACGATAGGCATCTATGCAATTGGACTCCTCTCCCTGAGCAGCGCGCTGCGCGACCATCGGCTCATGCCATTCTGGGCACCCTTCCTTCTCCTACACCGCGGCGGCCCGGACAGCATCGCCGCCTACGCGTTCCATGACAACCAGCTCTGGCTGCGCCACCTCCAAGTTTTCATCGTCAAGGTGCTAGCAGCAACGTACATCCTCTACAAGCATCTCCCTCGAGATGACACCTTCCTCATCCTAGCCGCCTTGTTGATGTGGGTGGTCGGCATCGGCAAGTATGCAGAGAGGGTTGTGGCAATCAGGGGCGGTACCATGAGCAACATCCGAAACTCTCTCAAGAAGCAACCAATCGCTAGGC CATTACATGTTCCACATATGCAAGCGTGCAACGGTGGATTCTTGGCTGGAGAAAGATCCCGAGCACAACACCTTTGA
- the LOC120639895 gene encoding uncharacterized protein LOC120639895 has protein sequence MLRALRKEGSKGMWAFAEMELSLLYDILYTKAAVIHTWPGYFIRFASSAAIAASSLLFHFSGRDDHKVDVAVTYALLAGAFLMEAASLLNALGSSWAYAFLCTTRWSWLQYAALCTGRWDRLRHIVKATKRMVGSNQSGRRWSGEMGQYNMLHYCSRRERAYKPLLGRFAAMLGFEEWWNRKHYSATVDISDSLKQGLFEYIHKLTETGLNSQGVIRKSWGQDALEREDRDLYERIKNERNLGVEFQEGVIIWHIGTDIFLAKSSRDAGDDDTADLVKGIRMLSNYMMFLLIDHPKMLPGLAQNMLYRRTCENLSDRCKNHGHPRTGDVGAVLKEIFRLNDGPTVTELSHINELANAVYKERPKYSHTVPRLCYANEVAKELLDREKDKGSRAVLNLVLDVWMDFLVYAANRCSRESHAKMLSSGGELTSVVWIMTDFLNQEAYARHRD, from the coding sequence ATGCTCAGGGCTCTTAGGAAGGAAGGCTCCAAGGGCATGTGGGCATTCGCGGAGATGGAGCTCTCCCTGTTGTACGACATCCTCTACACCAAGGCTGCCGTGATCCACACTTGGCCTGGTTACTTCATCCGTTTCGCCTCATCCGccgccattgctgcctcatctctGCTCTTCCATTTCAGTGGCAGGGATGATCACAAGGTAGATGTTGCCGTCACGTACGCCTTGCTTGCTGGGGCATTCCTTATGGAGGCAGCATCCCTGCTGAACGCCCTAGGATCCTCATGGGCATATGCATTCTTGTGCACCAcacgatggagctggctccagTACGCAGCCCTATGTACCGGAAGGTGGGACCGGCTTCGACACATTGTCAAGGCTACCAAGAGAATGGTTGGCAGCAACCAGTCAGGTAGGAGGTGGTCCGGCGAAATGGGGCAGTACAACATGTTACACTACTGCAGTCGCCGCGAGAGGGCCTATAAACCCCTTTTGGGCAGATTTGCCGCGATGTTGGGATTCGAGGAGTGGTGGAATAGGAAGCATTACTCTGCAACAGTTGACATTTCTGATAGCCTGAAGCAGGGGTTGTTTGAGTACATACACAAATTAACAGAGACGGGTTTGAATTCACAGGGTGTAATCAGGAAGAGCTGGGGTCAAGACGCACTTGAGAGGGAGGACCGGGACTTGTATGAGCGTATCAAGAATGAAAGAAACCTCGGCGTTGAGTTCCAAGAGGGAGTCATAATATGGCACATCGGCACAGACATCTTCCTAGCCAAAAGCAGCAGAGatgccggcgacgacgacacaGCTGATCTGGTGAAGGGTATAAGGATGCTGTCCAATTACATGATGTTTCTCCTCATTGACCACCCTAAAATGCTCCCTGGCCTTGCCCAGAACATGCTGTACCGGCGAACCTGCGAAAATCTATCAGACAGGTGCAAGAACCATGGCCATCCAAGAACTGGAGATGTTGGTGCAGTGCTCAAGGAAATATTCCGCCTGAATGATGGCCCTACTGTCACTGAACTGAGCCACATAAATGAGCTCGCAAACGCCGTGTACAAGGAGAGGCCGAAATACAGCCACACTGTTCCTCGCCTCTGTTATGCTAATGAAGTTGCTAAAGAACTACTTGACAGAGAGAAGGACAAAGGCAGCAGGGCCGTGTTGAATTTGGTCCTTGATGTCTGGATGGATTTCCTAGTGTACGCAGCCAATCGATGCAGCAGGGAATCCCACGCCAAGATGCTCAGCAGCGGCGGTGAGTTGACGAGCGTTGTCTGGATTATGACAGACTTCCTCAACCAAGAAGCCTACGCTCGTCACAGGGATTGA